The genome window AAGTCCACCCGATTGCGCCAGTTGCCACCCTCCTTAAAGCTGCTCCCCACAATCGCTCCATCTGACAAAGGAAAAAGCTCTTCGAGATTTGTTAATGAGAGCCCACTTCCGATCAGAAGAGGAATAGATGCTCCTTTTTGTATCCGTTCAATATCTTCCACGGTAGGAGCCGAACCCGTCTTCAATCCTGTGACGATTATTGCGTCAGCACCGCAGTCTTCCACATCGCGAGCCTGTTCTTCCACGGAGAGATCCGATAGAATGTAGTGACTTCCGTGCTTCACATGAAAGTCCCCAAAGATCATCATGTCGTCCGCCCTCAAGTGTCTACGATATCGAAGGGCTTCAGGGCCTGCCGCCTCTATAATGCCACTGTTTGAGATATAGGCATTTGCCAGTTCAAAGGCCCGAACCCACTTTGCACACACTGCCACAGCCACGGCTAATGCCTGACACACCCCGTTAATGTGGCAATTGATCCCCACCGGAATCTTCACCTTCTGCAGAATAGCACTTGCTGCCGCTGCAAGTCCAGCCACGGTCTCTGGGCCTATGCGCTCAGGCTTGCAGTATGGCAAGTCCCACATATTTTCAATCTGAAGCCCGTCCACCCCCGCCC of Deltaproteobacteria bacterium contains these proteins:
- a CDS encoding BtpA/SgcQ family protein, whose product is MGKFKELFKTSKPIIGMVHLLPLPGSPRYREGGMNRVFERAEEEALVLEGAGVDGLQIENMWDLPYCKPERIGPETVAGLAAAASAILQKVKIPVGINCHINGVCQALAVAVAVCAKWVRAFELANAYISNSGIIEAAGPEALRYRRHLRADDMMIFGDFHVKHGSHYILSDLSVEEQARDVEDCGADAIIVTGLKTGSAPTVEDIERIQKGASIPLLIGSGLSLTNLEELFPLSDGAIVGSSFKEGGNWRNRVDFERTSDFMKRIRSIRSDG